A window from Methylocystis sp. MJC1 encodes these proteins:
- a CDS encoding TonB-dependent receptor produces the protein MNRHSLLGAVSIHALLFFVSADALAQQSLPTIDVGARRGPARPSVSSAPRGPLRPPAPAAGPVVAPSAGLDRYAGPKPAPFSRTIPQNVPAVVESRTRQEIEKTVNVMTSAEAFKYLPSLLIRERYIGDRNAIVSGRTTGTIESAKTLVYADNVLLSNLLGNSFNFPPRWGMVSPAEIDRVDVIYGPFSALYPGNSIGGVLAITTRMPDKFELHASATGALQPFSLYGRSELDGSGNANLLIGDRFGDFRYFFSYDHLTSQGQAQTFPGNFMTPFAPRNGTRFYGGYQDFNQNGVPRIITGAAGADFQQQDMAKLKMSYDIAPLLRATYTLGVWNLEDKTSVQSFIYDRNGVPIYNTQSGFIAIGPFAVQPGGVNPGWGGSTHLMQALSLKRDTGGVFDFDLSATSYNFLRDYSQNATSYGLRPNGAATAYNINTTGQNTVNTGTYWRTGDARFIWRPVQDYLGKHEVSFGGHADVYSLNTVTSLTPFAGNNYAMGLTGVNYGKTETKAVYIQDAWKFLPDWKLIAGGRGEFWHAYNGSNVAGGLATGNGSAPGLVPVVPARATAGQFPDAYKNSFSPKAALEYQVTPEFAMRGSMGRAYRFPTVNELFQSLTTSSSVIVNNPNLQPEISTSWDLTGEYRKVDAFNGAVGLFNPRVSLFLDDRWNAIVSQSAIGPTGQIVTQNANLDKARFRGIEGAIVMKDILTPGLDYSGSVTFVDSKILSNGGALALTGSPAGSPFPTAGGILLNGMQYPRVPRIRIRSVVSYSPTKDWSVSFGARYASAAFVTLNNVDFNHNNYGSVDSEYLVFDAKLNYKLAPEWTLTAGIDNIGRWKYYVNPNPYNQRTFFLGLKYDIGGLDGGATVAGLNGGVGAAAPGAR, from the coding sequence ATGAACCGTCACTCTCTTCTCGGCGCCGTCTCGATCCACGCGCTTCTCTTCTTCGTCTCCGCCGATGCGCTGGCGCAGCAAAGCCTGCCCACGATCGATGTCGGCGCGCGGCGCGGACCGGCGCGGCCGAGCGTCTCCAGCGCGCCGCGCGGTCCCCTGCGCCCGCCCGCCCCCGCCGCGGGGCCGGTCGTCGCGCCCTCGGCCGGGCTCGATCGTTACGCCGGACCCAAGCCCGCGCCGTTCAGCCGCACGATCCCGCAAAATGTGCCGGCGGTGGTGGAGTCGCGCACGCGCCAGGAGATCGAGAAGACGGTCAATGTCATGACCTCGGCGGAGGCGTTCAAATATCTGCCCTCGCTGCTCATCCGCGAGCGCTATATCGGCGACCGCAACGCCATCGTCTCGGGCCGCACGACCGGCACGATCGAAAGCGCCAAGACGCTCGTCTACGCCGATAATGTGCTGCTCTCCAATCTGCTCGGCAACAGCTTCAACTTCCCGCCGCGCTGGGGCATGGTCTCGCCCGCCGAGATTGACCGCGTCGATGTGATCTATGGTCCCTTCTCGGCGCTCTATCCGGGTAATTCGATCGGCGGCGTCCTGGCGATCACCACGCGCATGCCGGACAAATTTGAGCTGCACGCCTCGGCGACGGGCGCGCTGCAGCCCTTCAGTCTTTACGGACGCAGCGAGCTCGACGGCTCGGGCAACGCCAATCTTCTCATCGGCGATCGTTTCGGCGACTTCCGCTATTTCTTCTCTTACGACCACCTCACCTCGCAGGGGCAGGCGCAAACCTTCCCCGGCAATTTTATGACGCCCTTCGCCCCCAGAAACGGCACGCGCTTCTACGGCGGCTATCAGGATTTCAACCAGAATGGCGTTCCCCGCATCATCACGGGCGCCGCCGGGGCCGATTTCCAGCAGCAGGACATGGCGAAACTGAAGATGTCTTACGACATCGCGCCGCTGCTGCGCGCGACCTATACGCTCGGCGTCTGGAATCTGGAAGACAAGACATCCGTCCAAAGCTTCATCTACGATCGCAATGGCGTTCCGATCTACAATACGCAGAGCGGCTTCATCGCCATTGGTCCCTTTGCCGTCCAGCCGGGCGGCGTGAACCCGGGTTGGGGCGGCTCGACGCATCTCATGCAGGCGCTCTCGCTCAAGCGCGACACGGGCGGCGTGTTCGATTTCGATCTCTCGGCGACGTCCTACAATTTCCTGCGCGACTATTCACAAAACGCGACGTCCTATGGCCTGCGCCCCAACGGCGCCGCGACCGCCTATAATATCAACACCACCGGCCAGAACACCGTAAACACTGGAACGTACTGGCGCACGGGCGATGCGCGCTTCATCTGGCGGCCTGTGCAGGACTACCTTGGAAAGCACGAAGTCTCCTTCGGCGGGCATGCCGACGTCTATTCGCTCAACACGGTGACGAGCCTGACGCCCTTCGCCGGCAATAATTATGCGATGGGCCTTACCGGCGTGAACTATGGCAAGACCGAAACCAAGGCGGTCTATATCCAGGACGCTTGGAAGTTCCTGCCGGATTGGAAGCTCATCGCCGGCGGCCGCGGCGAGTTCTGGCACGCCTATAATGGCTCGAATGTCGCGGGAGGGCTGGCGACGGGCAACGGATCGGCCCCGGGGCTTGTGCCGGTCGTGCCGGCGCGGGCGACAGCGGGGCAATTCCCAGACGCCTACAAAAATTCTTTCTCGCCGAAGGCGGCGCTCGAATATCAGGTGACGCCGGAATTCGCGATGCGCGGCTCCATGGGGCGCGCCTATCGCTTCCCGACGGTCAACGAGCTGTTCCAGTCTCTCACGACGTCGAGCAGCGTGATCGTGAACAATCCCAATCTGCAGCCCGAGATCTCGACCTCATGGGATTTGACCGGCGAATATCGCAAGGTCGACGCCTTCAACGGCGCGGTCGGCCTTTTCAATCCGCGCGTGAGCCTCTTCCTGGACGACCGCTGGAACGCCATCGTCAGCCAATCGGCGATTGGGCCAACGGGGCAGATCGTCACCCAAAACGCCAATCTCGACAAAGCGCGCTTCCGCGGAATCGAGGGCGCGATCGTGATGAAGGACATTCTGACCCCCGGCCTCGATTATTCCGGCAGCGTGACCTTCGTCGACTCGAAGATTCTTTCGAATGGGGGCGCTCTCGCTTTGACAGGCTCGCCCGCCGGCTCGCCTTTCCCCACGGCGGGCGGCATATTGCTCAACGGCATGCAATATCCGCGGGTGCCGCGAATCCGCATCCGCTCGGTTGTGAGCTACAGCCCGACGAAAGACTGGTCGGTTTCCTTTGGCGCGCGCTATGCTTCGGCCGCCTTCGTGACGCTCAACAACGTCGACTTCAATCACAATAATTACGGCAGCGTCGACAGCGAATATCTCGTGTTCGACGCCAAGCTGAACTACAAGCTCGCGCCCGAGTGGACGTTGACTGCCGGCATCGACAACATCGGCCGGTGGAAATACTACGTCAATCCGAATCCCTATAACCAGCGCACGTTCTTCCTGGGTCTGAAATATGACATCGGCGGGCTGGACGGCGGCGCGACGGTCGCGGGATTAAACGGCGGAGTTGGCGCCGCCGCTCCGGGGGCGCGCTGA
- the apaG gene encoding Co2+/Mg2+ efflux protein ApaG — MYTAITKDIRVTALPDFLPENSDPIQGRFFWAYTIEIANLGRARVQLLSRHWIVIDANGRREEVRGPGVVGEQPVLEPGETFRYESGCPLATPSGLMQGSYRMVTDSGETFDVEVPAFSLDSPMSNPTLN, encoded by the coding sequence ATGTATACCGCCATCACCAAAGACATTCGGGTCACGGCGCTGCCGGATTTCCTGCCCGAGAATTCAGACCCCATCCAAGGCCGGTTCTTCTGGGCCTATACCATCGAGATCGCCAATCTCGGCCGCGCCCGCGTGCAGCTCCTCTCGCGGCATTGGATCGTCATCGACGCCAATGGCCGACGCGAGGAAGTCCGCGGGCCCGGGGTCGTTGGCGAGCAGCCGGTGCTCGAGCCCGGCGAGACATTCCGATACGAGTCGGGCTGCCCGCTGGCCACGCCGTCGGGATTGATGCAAGGTAGTTATCGAATGGTCACGGATTCGGGCGAAACATTCGACGTGGAGGTTCCGGCCTTCTCGCTCGACAGCCCTATGTCCAATCCTACGCTGAACTAG
- the argE gene encoding acetylornithine deacetylase produces MDALDRAIDMTARLVAFDTESSKSNLALIDFVEAYLREQGVPFARAPNALGDKAAIFATIGPMAPGGVLLSGHTDVVPVDGQEWSFDPFTLRRDGGRLYGRGAVDMKGFGAVALAMIPEFKKAALARPIHILLSYDEETTCLGPLDMIARLGVDLPRPNAVIVGEPTSMEVADAHKSVTTFTTHVRGFEIHSANLHRGVSAVHIACRLVTELERISEEVRAEGDPSGRFDPPYSTIHVGFIKGGTARNIVAKDCEFHWEFRGLPGAAPTLARDRLEAYSDGLRKTVFANFPQCGIDTDTLVKVPGLAPQPGSDAEVLALRLARRNNTIAVPYATEAGHFQEAGVPTVVCGPGRIDQAHQPDEYIDISELAACVDFMRALARELET; encoded by the coding sequence ATGGACGCTCTCGACCGCGCAATCGACATGACCGCAAGGCTCGTGGCTTTCGACACCGAAAGCTCGAAGTCGAACCTGGCGCTGATCGACTTTGTCGAGGCCTATCTGCGCGAACAGGGCGTGCCCTTCGCGCGCGCCCCCAACGCCCTCGGCGACAAGGCCGCCATCTTCGCCACCATCGGCCCGATGGCGCCGGGGGGCGTGCTGCTCTCGGGCCATACGGACGTCGTGCCCGTCGACGGCCAGGAGTGGAGCTTCGATCCTTTCACCCTACGGCGCGACGGCGGGCGTCTCTATGGGCGCGGCGCGGTGGATATGAAGGGATTCGGCGCCGTCGCTCTGGCGATGATCCCGGAATTCAAAAAGGCGGCGCTGGCGCGCCCCATCCATATTCTCTTGAGCTACGACGAGGAAACGACCTGCCTCGGCCCGCTGGACATGATCGCGCGGCTCGGCGTCGATCTGCCCCGCCCCAACGCCGTGATCGTGGGCGAGCCGACCTCCATGGAGGTCGCCGACGCGCATAAGAGCGTCACGACCTTTACCACCCATGTGCGCGGTTTCGAAATCCACTCGGCCAATCTGCATCGGGGCGTGAGCGCCGTGCATATCGCCTGCCGACTGGTGACGGAGCTGGAGCGAATCTCGGAAGAGGTGCGCGCCGAAGGCGACCCCTCGGGCCGTTTCGATCCGCCCTACTCCACCATCCATGTCGGCTTCATCAAGGGCGGCACGGCCCGCAACATCGTCGCGAAAGATTGCGAATTCCACTGGGAATTTCGCGGCCTGCCGGGCGCCGCGCCGACGCTGGCGCGCGACCGGCTCGAAGCCTATTCCGACGGCCTGCGCAAAACGGTTTTCGCGAATTTCCCCCAGTGCGGGATCGACACCGACACGCTGGTGAAGGTGCCCGGCCTCGCGCCCCAGCCGGGCTCGGACGCCGAGGTTCTGGCGCTGCGCCTCGCGCGCCGCAACAACACGATCGCCGTGCCCTATGCCACGGAGGCCGGACATTTCCAGGAGGCGGGCGTTCCGACCGTCGTCTGCGGGCCCGGCCGCATCGATCAGGCCCACCAGCCGGACGAATATATCGACATCTCCGAGTTGGCCGCCTGCGTCGATTTCATGCGCGCTCTGGCGCGGGAGCTGGAAACGTAG
- the yajC gene encoding preprotein translocase subunit YajC, whose translation MKLITDAMAQTEQPTAPAQPAPAPAAPTPSPAPSAPATQTSVGAAGPAADANQPPSIPDLMAQLVPIFVVMGIVYILVIRPRARREKAEQESLRNVRRGDVIVTTGGLVGKVARAIDDNEIELEIAPNTRIRLIRTAIASVRAKGEPVKDTPAPAPAKAAKPAPETKAKP comes from the coding sequence ATGAAACTGATCACGGACGCCATGGCGCAAACCGAACAGCCGACGGCCCCCGCCCAACCGGCGCCCGCGCCAGCCGCCCCGACGCCTTCCCCTGCCCCCAGCGCGCCCGCTACGCAGACGAGCGTCGGCGCAGCCGGCCCCGCCGCTGACGCCAACCAGCCGCCGTCGATTCCCGATCTCATGGCCCAGCTCGTTCCCATCTTCGTGGTGATGGGCATTGTCTATATTCTCGTCATCCGGCCGCGCGCGCGCCGCGAGAAGGCGGAGCAGGAATCGCTGCGCAACGTCCGCCGAGGCGACGTGATCGTCACGACCGGCGGCCTCGTCGGCAAGGTGGCGAGAGCGATCGACGACAACGAAATCGAACTCGAGATCGCCCCCAACACCCGCATCCGCCTCATTCGCACGGCGATCGCCAGCGTGCGCGCAAAGGGTGAGCCTGTGAAGGACACCCCTGCGCCGGCGCCTGCCAAGGCGGCCAAGCCTGCTCCCGAGACCAAGGCGAAGCCGTAA
- the secD gene encoding protein translocase subunit SecD, with amino-acid sequence MLRFSTWKFLAIVAMTLAAVLVTVPSMLSPSTYEALAARLPSWVMPPTIVLGLDLQGGSHVMLEVDQSDLLNTQIKNLRDDVRRILREEKVAITGGIGATTRGVQLRVPDAADREKILPRLRQLRGSFNANVGGQSPLDVDTTPEGLVRVTVTDAGLRDKSRKAVEQSIEVIRRRVDALGTREPSIQRQGDDRVLVQVPGLQDPQTLKDILGQTAKLEFRLVAEPGQNPAEVEELDQVDEQGKLPVEKQVMVQGEDLTDAQPGFDQQRSGEPVVNFRFNIRGAQKFGDVTSKNVGRLFAIVLDNKVISAPRILTPITGGSGQISGRFTVEQANNLAILLRAGALPAKLNIVEERTVGPGLGQDSIDAGKRAAFVGAGLVVFYMLITYGVFGVFANLALFVHIAFIFAGLVLLGSTLTLPGIAGIVLTIGMAVDSNVLIYERIREENHAGRSILASLDAGFNRAFATIVDSNVTMGVAALILYFLGSGPVRGFAVSLGLGILTTIVTAVTMTRMMIAVWYHYARPTKLPI; translated from the coding sequence ATGCTGCGATTCTCTACCTGGAAATTCCTCGCCATCGTGGCGATGACCCTCGCCGCCGTCCTGGTGACGGTCCCGAGCATGTTGTCGCCATCGACTTACGAGGCGCTCGCGGCGCGGCTGCCGTCATGGGTCATGCCGCCGACCATCGTGCTCGGCCTCGATCTACAGGGCGGCTCGCACGTGATGCTGGAGGTCGACCAGTCGGACCTTCTGAACACGCAGATCAAGAATCTGCGCGACGACGTGCGCCGCATTCTGCGTGAAGAGAAGGTGGCGATCACGGGCGGCATCGGCGCGACGACGCGCGGCGTGCAGCTGCGCGTCCCGGACGCCGCGGACCGCGAGAAAATCCTGCCGCGCCTGCGCCAGCTGCGCGGCAGCTTCAACGCGAATGTGGGCGGCCAGTCGCCCCTCGACGTCGATACGACGCCGGAAGGCCTCGTCCGCGTCACCGTCACCGACGCCGGCCTGCGCGACAAGTCGCGCAAGGCGGTCGAGCAGTCGATCGAAGTCATTCGCCGCCGCGTCGATGCGCTCGGCACGCGCGAACCTTCGATCCAGCGCCAGGGCGACGATCGCGTTCTCGTGCAGGTGCCGGGCCTTCAGGACCCGCAGACCCTCAAGGACATTCTCGGCCAGACCGCCAAGCTCGAATTCCGCCTCGTCGCCGAGCCGGGCCAGAACCCGGCCGAGGTCGAGGAGCTGGATCAGGTCGACGAGCAGGGCAAGCTGCCCGTCGAAAAGCAGGTCATGGTGCAGGGCGAGGATCTCACCGACGCCCAGCCCGGCTTCGACCAGCAGCGCAGCGGCGAGCCGGTCGTGAACTTCCGCTTCAATATCCGCGGCGCGCAGAAATTCGGCGACGTGACCTCCAAGAACGTCGGCCGCCTCTTCGCCATCGTGCTCGACAACAAGGTAATCTCGGCGCCGCGCATTTTGACGCCCATCACCGGCGGCTCAGGCCAGATTTCCGGCCGCTTCACCGTCGAGCAGGCGAATAATCTCGCCATCCTGCTGCGCGCCGGCGCCCTGCCTGCAAAGCTCAATATCGTCGAAGAGCGCACCGTCGGCCCCGGCCTCGGCCAGGACTCGATCGACGCCGGCAAGCGCGCCGCCTTTGTCGGCGCGGGTCTCGTCGTCTTCTATATGCTCATCACCTACGGCGTGTTCGGCGTCTTCGCCAATCTGGCGCTCTTCGTCCACATCGCCTTCATCTTCGCCGGCCTGGTGCTGCTCGGCTCGACGCTCACGCTGCCCGGCATCGCCGGCATTGTGCTGACCATCGGCATGGCGGTCGACTCCAACGTGCTGATCTATGAGCGCATCCGCGAGGAGAACCACGCGGGGCGGTCGATCCTCGCCTCGCTCGACGCGGGCTTCAACCGCGCCTTCGCAACCATCGTCGACTCCAACGTGACCATGGGCGTCGCCGCGCTGATTCTCTACTTCCTGGGCTCGGGTCCGGTGCGCGGCTTCGCCGTGTCGCTGGGGCTCGGCATTCTGACCACCATCGTCACCGCCGTGACCATGACCCGCATGATGATCGCGGTCTGGTATCACTATGCGCGCCCGACCAAGCTGCCGATCTAA
- the secF gene encoding protein translocase subunit SecF — MKLLRLAPENTKFPFMRFRRVSYPFSAVLSLIAVALFIFKGMNFGIDFAGGTVIELRAKSGFAEVATLRGLGENLKLGDIEVQAFGNQADATLRFGLQPGGDKAQQEAVEKVRGAVENQYDVRRVEVVGPRVSNELVQSGTLGVVISILAVLTYLWFRFEWQFAIGAVIATMHDLLLTVGFFSITQLEFNTTSIAAILTIVGYSLNETVVVLDRIRENMRKYKKMATAQMVDMSINAVLPRTIMTATTVMLALIALVIFGGQVIRSFSLAMIWGIFVATYSSIFICSPMLIYLGLRTEDVARPAEEKPEAEAATEDEYFGSADSYAASMSDDIGDAPVPAAPKRPATKAATKPKSGARRNRPK, encoded by the coding sequence ATGAAACTCCTGCGCCTCGCTCCGGAGAATACAAAATTCCCGTTCATGCGCTTCCGGCGCGTGAGCTATCCCTTCTCTGCCGTGCTATCGCTCATCGCCGTCGCGCTCTTCATCTTCAAGGGCATGAATTTCGGCATCGACTTCGCCGGCGGCACGGTCATCGAGCTGCGCGCCAAATCGGGCTTCGCCGAAGTCGCGACGCTGCGCGGCCTCGGCGAAAACCTGAAGCTCGGCGACATCGAAGTGCAGGCATTCGGCAATCAGGCCGACGCCACGCTGCGTTTCGGCCTGCAACCCGGCGGCGACAAGGCGCAGCAGGAAGCGGTCGAGAAGGTGCGCGGCGCGGTTGAGAACCAATATGACGTGCGCCGCGTCGAAGTGGTCGGTCCGCGCGTTTCGAACGAGCTGGTGCAGTCCGGCACGCTTGGCGTCGTCATTTCGATTCTCGCGGTTCTGACCTATCTCTGGTTCCGCTTCGAATGGCAGTTCGCCATCGGCGCGGTCATCGCGACGATGCACGACCTTCTGCTCACGGTCGGCTTCTTCTCGATCACGCAACTCGAATTCAACACCACCTCGATCGCCGCCATTCTCACAATCGTCGGCTATTCGCTGAACGAAACGGTCGTCGTGCTCGACCGTATCCGCGAGAATATGCGCAAGTATAAGAAGATGGCGACGGCGCAGATGGTCGATATGTCGATCAACGCCGTGCTGCCGCGCACCATCATGACCGCGACGACGGTCATGCTCGCCCTTATCGCGCTCGTCATCTTCGGCGGTCAGGTCATCCGCTCCTTCTCGCTCGCGATGATCTGGGGCATTTTTGTCGCGACCTATTCGTCAATCTTCATCTGCTCTCCCATGCTGATCTATCTTGGCCTGCGCACCGAGGACGTTGCGCGGCCGGCTGAGGAGAAACCAGAGGCCGAAGCGGCGACGGAAGACGAGTATTTTGGGTCTGCGGACTCTTATGCGGCCTCCATGTCGGACGACATCGGCGACGCGCCTGTGCCCGCTGCCCCGAAGCGCCCCGCCACCAAGGCGGCGACGAAGCCGAAGTCGGGCGCGCGACGCAACCGCCCGAAATAG
- a CDS encoding Mth938-like domain-containing protein: protein MTAPQGYVPGRYKIDDYGDGGFRFADMSHRGSVLALPTGIRAIAPRAWTEIDAATIDLALSESGELDLFIVGTGKDLMPLASSLRAKLREAGVGCETMATGAAVRTYNMLIDEGRQVGALLIAV, encoded by the coding sequence ATGACCGCCCCGCAGGGCTATGTCCCGGGCCGCTACAAAATCGACGATTATGGCGACGGCGGCTTTCGCTTCGCCGATATGTCGCACCGCGGCTCGGTCCTCGCCCTGCCGACCGGCATACGCGCCATCGCGCCTCGCGCCTGGACCGAGATCGATGCGGCCACGATCGATCTCGCGCTGTCCGAGTCGGGCGAGCTGGACCTGTTCATCGTCGGCACGGGCAAGGATCTGATGCCGCTGGCGTCGTCGCTACGCGCCAAATTGCGCGAGGCGGGGGTCGGCTGCGAAACCATGGCGACGGGCGCGGCCGTGCGCACTTACAACATGCTCATCGACGAAGGCCGCCAGGTCGGCGCGCTGCTGATCGCAGTGTGA
- a CDS encoding phytoene/squalene synthase family protein, translating into MSAAPDHYAICEAALRERDRDLWLASLFAPPAARKHIHAVYAYAFEAADVRAKVSQPLLGEMRLRWWTDALSNEASEGTRAHPVADALIDTIERFALPREEFIALSDAHVADLYDDQMPDMATLETYCRATAAGPIRWAARILGAPDSPAFDDAGMALGIARVLRLPSGALLPADLLARHGADIHANNAALRAALLELRDKAQAHYDAARRAASALPKGREALLAAAMVPAYLARVAASDYDPLRGLSEISPLRRQWRIWRASRGVGL; encoded by the coding sequence ATGAGCGCCGCCCCCGACCACTACGCCATCTGTGAAGCGGCGCTGCGCGAGCGCGACCGGGACCTCTGGCTCGCGAGCCTCTTCGCGCCGCCGGCTGCGCGCAAACATATCCACGCCGTCTACGCCTATGCGTTCGAGGCCGCGGATGTGCGCGCGAAAGTCTCGCAGCCTCTGCTCGGCGAGATGCGACTGCGCTGGTGGACCGACGCGCTCTCCAACGAAGCTTCCGAGGGAACCCGCGCCCACCCCGTCGCCGACGCGCTGATCGACACGATCGAGCGCTTCGCTCTGCCCCGTGAGGAATTCATCGCGCTCTCCGACGCCCATGTCGCCGATCTCTACGACGACCAAATGCCCGACATGGCCACCTTGGAAACCTACTGCCGGGCGACGGCCGCCGGCCCCATCCGCTGGGCGGCGCGCATTCTCGGCGCGCCGGACTCTCCGGCCTTCGACGACGCCGGCATGGCGCTCGGCATCGCCCGCGTGCTGCGGCTTCCCTCAGGCGCGCTTCTCCCGGCCGATCTGCTCGCGCGCCACGGCGCCGATATTCACGCCAATAACGCGGCCCTGCGCGCGGCCCTTTTGGAGCTACGCGACAAGGCGCAGGCCCATTATGACGCGGCCCGCCGCGCAGCGAGCGCACTGCCCAAGGGCCGAGAGGCCTTGCTGGCCGCTGCGATGGTTCCGGCCTATCTGGCGCGGGTCGCCGCCTCGGATTACGATCCGCTGCGCGGTTTGAGCGAAATCTCGCCCCTGCGGCGGCAATGGCGGATTTGGCGCGCCTCTCGCGGCGTCGGCCTTTGA
- a CDS encoding ActS/PrrB/RegB family redox-sensitive histidine kinase, with the protein MKPDVYDEDSRRLRVGTLIFLRWIAILGQSIACLFVYLVLNFEFPVGLCFVFIVASATLNFGLRFGTSGTFRLSDLEAVVLLCYDLVQLSFLLYLTGGVTNPFVMLLLAPVTISAVSLPRNLTLFLGIVMLAAATFLCVEFEPLPWYEDEQLKFPLLYRASIWSSLALSAAFIALYAARVSDESRLLATALAATELVLEREQHLSQLDGLAAAAAHELGTPLATITLITRELQKSSANCPAEGLKDDLDLLAQEAARCREILGKLASLGADQGTMMNVLSIDTLIEEVVEPQREFGVKLEISKRSNGSTPSPALARNPGLLYGLGNLVENAIDFAQSRVRIDAWWSRDLVTISIEDDGPGFTPAILDRLGDPYLRGRPTDRRTKNDSQSGLGLGLFIAKTLLERSGATVEAYNVSPPRTGAIVKVTWPRAALEIPAAKLKSTEA; encoded by the coding sequence ATGAAACCCGACGTCTATGACGAAGATAGCCGGCGCCTGCGCGTCGGCACGCTGATTTTCCTGCGCTGGATCGCCATTCTCGGCCAGAGCATCGCCTGTCTCTTCGTTTATTTGGTTCTCAACTTCGAATTTCCCGTCGGGCTCTGCTTCGTCTTCATCGTCGCCTCCGCCACGCTCAATTTCGGATTGCGTTTCGGCACTTCCGGCACGTTCCGCCTGAGCGATCTCGAAGCCGTGGTGCTGCTCTGCTACGACCTCGTGCAGCTGAGCTTCCTGCTCTATCTCACCGGCGGCGTGACCAACCCCTTCGTCATGCTGCTGCTGGCGCCCGTGACGATCTCGGCCGTCTCGCTGCCGCGCAATCTCACGCTCTTCCTCGGCATCGTGATGCTCGCCGCGGCGACCTTCCTCTGCGTCGAATTCGAGCCTTTGCCCTGGTACGAGGACGAGCAGCTGAAATTCCCCCTGCTCTACCGCGCCAGCATTTGGTCGTCCCTCGCGCTGTCGGCGGCCTTCATTGCGCTCTACGCCGCGCGCGTGTCCGATGAAAGCCGGCTGCTCGCCACGGCGCTTGCGGCGACGGAATTGGTCCTGGAGCGCGAGCAGCATCTCTCCCAGCTCGACGGGCTCGCTGCGGCGGCTGCGCATGAACTCGGCACGCCCCTCGCGACCATCACCCTCATTACGCGCGAACTGCAGAAATCCTCGGCCAATTGCCCGGCGGAAGGCTTGAAGGACGATCTCGATCTCCTCGCGCAGGAGGCCGCGCGGTGCCGCGAGATTCTGGGCAAGCTGGCGTCGCTCGGCGCCGATCAGGGAACCATGATGAACGTGCTCTCCATCGACACGCTCATCGAGGAGGTTGTCGAGCCGCAACGCGAATTCGGCGTGAAGCTGGAAATTTCGAAGCGTAGCAACGGCTCGACCCCCTCCCCGGCGCTGGCGCGCAATCCCGGCCTTCTCTACGGTCTCGGCAATCTGGTCGAAAACGCCATCGATTTCGCCCAATCGCGCGTGCGGATCGACGCCTGGTGGTCGCGCGACCTCGTGACCATTTCCATCGAGGACGATGGCCCGGGATTTACGCCAGCCATCCTCGATCGCCTCGGCGATCCTTACCTGCGCGGCCGCCCGACCGACCGCCGCACCAAAAACGACAGCCAGTCGGGCTTGGGGCTCGGCCTCTTTATCGCCAAGACCTTGCTCGAACGCTCCGGTGCGACAGTCGAAGCCTATAATGTTTCGCCGCCCCGCACCGGCGCTATCGTCAAGGTCACCTGGCCTCGCGCGGCGCTCGAAATACCGGCTGCAAAGCTGAAGTCGACGGAGGCATAG
- a CDS encoding ActR/PrrA/RegA family redox response regulator transcription factor — protein sequence MNREDIGDTEHAVTEPQADALVPPLPDDRSLLVLDDDKPFLHRLARAMEARGFIVTQCETVAEGLAALGNRPPAFAIVDMRLEDGNGLDVIEKLKEARPDARGIILTGYGNIATAVTAVKLGAFDYLAKPADADEIYHALMATSIEKPDAQENPMSADRVRWEHIQRVFESCDRNVSETARRLNMHRRTLQRILAKRAPR from the coding sequence ATGAATCGCGAGGACATCGGCGACACGGAACACGCTGTCACGGAGCCCCAAGCCGATGCGCTCGTTCCCCCGCTGCCTGACGACCGGTCGCTGCTCGTCCTCGACGACGACAAGCCCTTCCTGCATCGTCTGGCCCGCGCCATGGAGGCGCGCGGCTTCATCGTCACCCAATGCGAGACGGTGGCCGAAGGGCTCGCGGCGCTGGGAAACAGGCCGCCGGCCTTTGCGATCGTCGACATGCGGCTCGAAGACGGCAACGGCCTGGACGTTATCGAGAAGTTGAAGGAAGCGCGGCCTGACGCGCGCGGCATCATCCTGACCGGCTACGGCAACATCGCCACGGCCGTCACCGCGGTGAAGCTCGGCGCCTTCGATTATCTCGCCAAGCCCGCGGACGCGGATGAAATTTATCACGCGCTGATGGCGACCTCGATCGAGAAACCCGATGCGCAGGAAAACCCCATGTCCGCTGATCGCGTGCGATGGGAGCATATTCAGCGCGTCTTCGAATCCTGCGACCGCAATGTCTCGGAGACGGCGCGACGCCTCAACATGCACCGCCGCACCTTGCAGCGCATACTCGCCAAGCGCGCGCCGCGCTGA